In Malassezia japonica chromosome 2, complete sequence, one DNA window encodes the following:
- a CDS encoding uncharacterized protein (EggNog:ENOG503P7VE; COG:S), protein MTFRLATRPAAQALRVPKTPLVRTVTSLSKVAYTAKAESSGAGRNGDVKLREGGPLKFQLTLPKSLGGSGEGHNPEQFFALGYSACFLSAVNAVARAQKVNLPKDIEVHADVSIGTPEGRQGFGLAVELLVKASYEAAQREELEGVIKAAHEMCPYSNAVRNNIPVKVSLA, encoded by the exons ATGACATTCCGTCTCGCTACCCGCcccgctgcgcaagctctTCGTGTTCCCAagacgccgctcgtgcgtACAGTGACCAGCCTGAGCAAGGTTGCGTACaccgccaaggccgagtcgagcggcgccggccgcaacGGCGATGTGAAGCTGCGTGAGGGCGGCCCCCTCAAGTTCCAGCTTACGCTCCCcaagtcgctcggcggctcgggTGAGGGCCACAACCCCGAGCAGTTCTTTG CGCTCGGCTACTCTGCGTGCTTCCTGAGCGCGGTCAACGCTGTGGCGCGCGCCCAGAAGGTCAACCTCCCGAAGGATATTGAGGTGCACGCGGACGTGAGCATTGGCACGCCCGAGGGCCGCCAGGGCTTTGgcctcgcggtcgagctgctcgtcaAGGCTTCGTATGAGGCCGCGCAGAgggaggagctcgagggcgTCATCAAGGCTGCGCACGAAATGTGCCCCTACAGTAATGCAGT CCGCAACAACATCCCGGTCAAGGTGTCCCTTGCCTAA